gggcacagCAAAGGTTGCCCACCTCCGAAACGAAAGAAACACCAAAGAGACCGTCGCAAACTCGCGGTGGCGTGAGCGTGGACATGTGTGCCATGCAGCGGTGAAGTGGGAATAAAAGTAACGAAGACagcaggggaaggggaggcaAGCCCCACGCGGAGATCTTCGATAGGGTGCTTGGTCATGCGTGTgcagagaagaagagcagtGAGCTCGCACCCGTCAGCCACCACTGATTTTCTGCCGGTCGCTGGGGGATtgccagcgcacgcacacacgcaccaacATGGGTGCCCGCACAGCAGCTCAGTGACGCGATCGAGGGTCGAGAGGAAAGTAACGGCTCACACCACCACTGCtacagcgacagcggtgtTTCTCGTGTGGAGCTGTTGCCCCCGTTGCTTTCTGGCACGGCCTTCgccaccaaaaaaaaaacaaaaatgCATCGGCACCGATTCGAAGACACAATGTACAGATCTGGAAAGAAGCGAGCGAAGAAAGAAATGGTACAATCAAGTTGGTACAGATGGATTACTCGTGGGAGCGTccgagggggcgggggaggggtggggtgggctGCTCGACATTTGCGATCTCCGTCTCGGCATGCGCTCACTTTTCTGCCACACATGAGCTCAAACGCCGCGctacccccctcccaccgGCTCTGCCACAGATCCCCAttgcgtggtgcgaagcgcccgtagacacacgcgttaCAGCAATGCACTGACTCGATCATCGGAGCGCAGCCCCAGGCTCAAACTCTACCCGCCACTCCACGCTGAGCAGGTCGCCACCTGGCGCATCGCTTGGGACGGCTCAGGCTCACCCACCAGCGGGCAGCGAGGGCCGACTGAGATGCGGTCGAGTCACGATGACGCTCTACCCATCATGTGAATGTTGCAAGCGTGttcactgtcgcaggtcgccccgaTGCCACGCCATCAAGGACCTaaccgccgacatccgcagtGATACATCGCACTGaccccgccctccccttAACGTCGTAGGCACCTGACCCCGTCACCCACCAGAAGCGGCTCGGCATTGGAAGGGGACAGGTAGAGGGTGAGGGTGGGAGGTTATATGGCACACTGAAGACGAAAAAGGAGCAAAGGTGGCTGTGATGGTCGGCTTCAACCACGCTGAtaagtgcgtgtgtgtgtgcgcgcgcgtgcatccATGCGTGCATGGGTACTGTGGTGGGGCAcagtgacggcggtggcggtggcagtcGACATTGCCTTCACGCCATCGTGTAAGAGCCTCGGTGGAGGAGATCAGGCAGGGGACAGAagggcaacaacaacacactGTGGAGCCTGacagaagggagggagacgcgcgcgcgcacacacacacacacacacacacgcagacataCATATAAAagcacgagagagaaaaaggaggTCGAGAACAGAACAGAGACGACATGTGGGGCGCTCGGCCTTcacacgcaaacagataCACGTACATGCACGTATGCCATCCCCTGCAACACGCTCATCACCTTCAGCACCCCAGTGGATCCGACAATCCGTTGTCTACCTCGACATCGTGCTTGCGCACGTGGTTGTCGACGCCGATGCCCACCCTAGCTTGGTCATCGCAGCTCAATCTCTTCATTCATGAgcgagcggctgccgcggtcTTGTGAGAGGCTGCTGCATCGACCGGACGCGATGGCCACCGCCCGCGCGCGGGCGAtggaggacgtggaggcggAAGTGCCGCCTGGGCTCATTCCTACGCCTCCTCCATACGTGGAGGAACTAAACGAGACGCCGCTCGTAGACTTATAGGAGCTGCGATGCAGGTGCGGCGACGACTCACGCAGCTCGCTCGCAGGGAAGCAGCGCCAGAACCGAAGCGTCTCGTCTCCGGCGGCCGATACAACTGTTTCACCGTCCGCCGAGAGGGCGAGGTGCAGCACACGTGACGTGTGGCCAATCAGGTTGGCAATGCGCCGCAGGGATGGATAGCGCCAGATGCTAAGCTGGTTGTCCGTGTAGCCATGCGCCGTGACGAGCTCCGTGCCAGCGCGGTTCCACACAACGCCGCACACTTGGCTACCAGTATTGATGTGGTGGACGCACTCGCCCGTGAGCGAGTTCCAGAAGCGTAGCGCCTTGTCATGcgagccgccaccgctggccAGAAGGGCCGGCTGCGTCGGGTTCCAGCTAAGTGCCTTCACCGCCGCGGTGTGCTTATTCAGGAAAAAGATGGGCTGACACTCGCCGTGGCGGTAGGCCCCActggtgtcgctgctgtggctcCCCGTCGAGATGCTCCGGCGGtcccacagcagcagctgattatcgttgccgccgctcgccAGCATCGCCCCCGTCGGGGACCATTTGAGGCCGCAAACCTCCGTTTCATGTGCACGCAGCACAGCCGTGGCGCTGGccaaagagaaagaggaggacgGCGATGCCACGGAGGCGGACGTGGAGGTGTCGCGCTCGCGTACGTCACGCAGGACGACAGTGCTGTCACGACTTCCTGATGCCAGAAGCCAACCCCCTAGCGGCTCCCAGGAGAGGGACACGGTGCGGTCTGCGTGCTGCCGGTACGTGTGCACAATTTGCTGTGTCTCGACGTCCCATACCTCCaccgcgccgctgtggcCGCCAACGGCGAGGTGGCACCCATCTGGCGCCCAGTTCAGGCCGCAAACTAGCTGTGCATCGCCCGAGCGGCCATCGCCGTGCAGCCCGCCACCGGTCGGGACGACACGCGGCAGCTCCGTGATGCCGCACGTCTTGGCATCCCACAGGTACACACAGTTCTGCAGCGCGACGCACAGGACGTCTGATGTGGCCGACCAGTCGATGAGGTTCATGTAGAAGTCGTCCTCCATGTCGGCCGCGTCCAGGATGCGCTCCGGCGTATGTGGAATAACACGGAAAGAAGGGGTTGTAAAGTTGCGCGTGCGGTTGCACTCGAACACGACGCCGAGAGACGCGTCGAACCGTGCGCCTTCTGCCATGCCGAGCTGATTCACCTCCGACATGGCAAGCGGCACGCGAGCGGGCACCGAAGCCATGTGCCTGCGGATTGCTACAGACGATGGCAATGCTTGTTCATCCTCTTCGTTGCACATCCAGTCTGCCTCCAGCGCGTCATCGTCGTTTTCGCCGTCGTTTTCGTCGGCTCGATGGCGCcgggcaccgctgcaacCGAACGCTGAGCGGCTGCCTAGCCCTGTTGTTCCATCCTTGACGGGGCTGCTCAcctcttccgcctcctcggcgtgGCCGCAGCCACCGATGCTGCGCGCGGCCATGCCCAGCGGTCGCGCGGCGGTGTCATTCACAGGCAGCACGGTGGTTTGCTCTACATCGCTGAAAAGGGTGCGCGCGAGCTTCGTTGTGTACGGCTCGAGCTCCATCGCTGAGGACGGCGAGCTCCTGCCATCATCGCCAAGCTGGCCGCCACATCCGCCGCTCGTATCGACGCCCGTGAAAGAAGGACTGCTCCCACTGCgctcgcggctgctgcgcactgtGGTTGATGGGTGGAGATGCATCTTTGCGAAGACGCTGCTCAGCCGCGCACTGCTGGGCGTcatggcggtgctgcctACCCGTGGAAGACTCCGGTGTGATCGCGGTGAGGCGACCGTGGCGtggcgcgaggagctgcggtcCGCGGCGTACCGGACCAGGGAGTTGTAGGAGTCCTCCAGTGACGAGGACACGTCAAAGGACGGATCACGCGATGGGCTGCGGATGGCGAGGTgatactgctgctgctgctgcgcggcccGGATAAGCATTGGTGTCTTCCGTTCGCGGGAGGTCAGGAGAAAGTGTGCGATCGATGTTGCCTGTCGCGAAGGGGCTGAGACGTAGCGGTCCACCGACGCCTGCgaagacagcggcggcggtgaaaGACGGGCGTGGCTCTGAGCGTGCCTGCGATACTGGTCAAGCGGCGAGGAGCGGGAGGAAGGACCGCGCAGATGGGAGGAGTCGACTGAGTTAGGCGTCGCATTGCCAGGGCGTCGCGGAGCGGGCGAGGATGGGGAGGCAAAGAGAGTCTccgtcgtggcggcggtggtgccagGCGTGGtggcgtgcgcagcgcgtggcggtgtTCCGAACTCCATGCCGCTGAAAGGGGATGGGTAGGAGAAGGATTCAGCACGAGTGCACAGAAAAGGGatggtggggaggagggagggaggcggcggtggcaggaGCAAGTGGACGACGAGGGCAGACACGCACAATAACAACAATGAGAGGGTGCGTCTGTCGGCCcttctgcgtgtgcgccaaTGAAAAGGACGGGTCGGGCACAAGAAAAAGACGGCGAGGTGGCGAAGGAACAGCACCTccgcctgcgcgtgtgtttctggaagagggggtggaggggggagggcgttgGCGTGCTCGCTTCTCCTGCTCTGCCTGTGTACGTATCTGAAGGTCTGTGGTGGGCCTCACGGTCCAagagcagagagggagggagacacCGGCGGCTTTGAATGGGGCCTGCTGGAAGCGAAAtgcgagcgagagaagggctTATAAGTGAGCGAGGTTGGGTGAGGGGGCGGGCACACACGCCAACGTACGAAGCTATGTTAGTGCGCGCGGCTGTGCACggtcgcgcgtgcgtgtgtgtcggcgttTGGTGACGGAGGGCGACGGTCGCCGCGTATGGCTGAATGGCGCGCCCTGCGACGGTGTTGATGGAGCGCGACGCAGACGGAGAGGCCTCGGGCAccgacacacaggcacgcaaaGCCGAGAAGACCGGCCGCAAGAAAGAAGAGAAGCGTGTCAAGAAGAAGTAAGACGTAAATAATGACGGCTGAGAAGCCCCTTTAGTGATTGTGGCAGGCTGGGAgtggggaaggagggggagggcgggtCGGCTGGCGAGGGAATGAcgactcgcacacacacacacacacacctgcaccgTCACCAGACGCCGAAAACAATGAACACAATAACAGCACTAGCGTACTGCTGTGCCTACCGCTCGTGCAAGCCGTTTCAAGTGCGTCGA
This Leishmania major strain Friedlin complete genome, chromosome 24 DNA region includes the following protein-coding sequences:
- a CDS encoding putative cell division cycle protein — encoded protein: MEFGTPPRAAHATTPGTTAATTETLFASPSSPAPRRPGNATPNSVDSSHLRGPSSRSSPLDQYRRHAQSHARLSPPPLSSQASVDRYVSAPSRQATSIAHFLLTSRERKTPMLIRAAQQQQQYHLAIRSPSRDPSFDVSSSLEDSYNSLVRYAADRSSSRHATVASPRSHRSLPRVGSTAMTPSSARLSSVFAKMHLHPSTTVRSSRERSGSSPSFTGVDTSGGCGGQLGDDGRSSPSSAMELEPYTTKLARTLFSDVEQTTVLPVNDTAARPLGMAARSIGGCGHAEEAEEVSSPVKDGTTGLGSRSAFGCSGARRHRADENDGENDDDALEADWMCNEEDEQALPSSVAIRRHMASVPARVPLAMSEVNQLGMAEGARFDASLGVVFECNRTRNFTTPSFRVIPHTPERILDAADMEDDFYMNLIDWSATSDVLCVALQNCVYLWDAKTCGITELPRVVPTGGGLHGDGRSGDAQLVCGLNWAPDGCHLAVGGHSGAVEVWDVETQQIVHTYRQHADRTVSLSWEPLGGWLLASGSRDSTVVLRDVRERDTSTSASVASPSSSFSLASATAVLRAHETEVCGLKWSPTGAMLASGGNDNQLLLWDRRSISTGSHSSDTSGAYRHGECQPIFFLNKHTAAVKALSWNPTQPALLASGGGSHDKALRFWNSLTGECVHHINTGSQVCGVVWNRAGTELVTAHGYTDNQLSIWRYPSLRRIANLIGHTSRVLHLALSADGETVVSAAGDETLRFWRCFPASELRESSPHLHRSSYKSTSGVSFSSSTYGGGVGMSPGGTSASTSSIARARAVAIASGRCSSLSQDRGSRSLMNEEIELR